DNA sequence from the Ktedonobacteraceae bacterium genome:
GCCTGCTGCATATATTTTATGAGGGAGAATGACTCATGTCTTCAACACCTGACTCGATAAGACTGGAAGACTGGATTCGGGATATTCCTGATTTTCCGCAAAAAGGTGTCCTTTTCAAGGACATTACCCCTTTGTTACAAAATGGAGCAGCTTTTCATGCCGCGCTAGATCGTCTCGCGGCCCATTATCAGGGGGCCGGCATCCAGACGGTCGTTGGAGTGGAATCGCGTGGCTTCATCTTCGGGGCGCCTCTGGCCTATCTGCTGAACTGCGGCTTTGTACCTGTGCGCAAATTCGGCAAATTACCGGCTCAGACGGTGAGCGTCGAGTACGCGTTGGAGTATGGTACGAATGTGGTTGAGATGCACACTGATGCCATTCGCCCTGGGCAGCGCGTTCTGATTGTTGACGACCTGCTGGCGACCGGCGGCACTGTTTCCGCGGCAATGGAACTCGTGGAATCGCTGGGAGGGCATATCGCAGGCATCGCGTTTCTGGTCGAACTGACCTTCCTGAGAGGTCGCGATCAACTCAAGGGCTATGATGTTTTCGCGTTAATTAAGTATTAGCTCCAGGTGACGAATTGGGACGTTTGTAGAACGTCCCAATCTCCTTTTAGTCTTCTTCCCAGCCAAGCCAGGTCGTTTTTTCCTCAAATGGAACAGGGTTGCGCTCAAGGTGGGGAATAGCAGGGTAGCCAACGTAGACAAAAGCCACGATATGATCTTCGGGCGAAAGTCCGAGCCAGGCTTTGACCCGTGGATCGTAAGCGGCATCTCCGGTACGCCACATGCAGGCGAGTCCCATTTCTTCAGCGGTCAGCAGCATGTTCTCCACAGCTGCTGCCGTAGCCTCGATATTTTCGATTGCCAGGACGTTGGGTTGGCTGGGCCGCTCTGCAGCTACGATAATGATTACCGGTGAGCGCAAGAGTTTGCCTCGCTCTTTGTTTATCAGCGCCTGTGCTTTCTCGCTGCTCGTTTCGTCCAGGCGAGCGGCTAAAGCGCCGGCCATGACCGCGCCCAATTCCTCACGGGCATGACCCGCCAGCACAAAGAATCGCCACGGCTGCACCTTATGATGATCAGGCGCGTGCGTCGCTGCCTCCAACATCCGCTCAATCTGCTCGCGCCGCGGTACTTCGGAGGTCATTTTGCCGATGCTACGGCGATGTTTTATGGTTTGGAAAATCGTCATATTTTCTTTTCAAGCCGGGTAAATCTAAAAGTAGTAACTGGTGAACGTTGTATCGTCAGGTAGACAACAAACTGACCCACCGGCATATTGCTAGAGTAAGTGCATTACTTCTCCTCAGATTCCA
Encoded proteins:
- a CDS encoding adenine phosphoribosyltransferase, whose protein sequence is MSSTPDSIRLEDWIRDIPDFPQKGVLFKDITPLLQNGAAFHAALDRLAAHYQGAGIQTVVGVESRGFIFGAPLAYLLNCGFVPVRKFGKLPAQTVSVEYALEYGTNVVEMHTDAIRPGQRVLIVDDLLATGGTVSAAMELVESLGGHIAGIAFLVELTFLRGRDQLKGYDVFALIKY
- a CDS encoding nitroreductase codes for the protein MTIFQTIKHRRSIGKMTSEVPRREQIERMLEAATHAPDHHKVQPWRFFVLAGHAREELGAVMAGALAARLDETSSEKAQALINKERGKLLRSPVIIIVAAERPSQPNVLAIENIEATAAAVENMLLTAEEMGLACMWRTGDAAYDPRVKAWLGLSPEDHIVAFVYVGYPAIPHLERNPVPFEEKTTWLGWEED